One window of Papaver somniferum cultivar HN1 chromosome 9, ASM357369v1, whole genome shotgun sequence genomic DNA carries:
- the LOC113311920 gene encoding uncharacterized protein LOC113311920 → MLSHLLLKAEADNMIQGFKLKSNSPSISHLFFADDWMLFSRASLSYATHLMKIIGNFSKASGQAINFEKSGFFTSAKMHHKHVKLLSKTLGIKCLSSIEKYLDKYFSNQNLLEIDKAADTSSWFWKGTVNSLAFLRSNIVMKINDGTGTKIWTSNWLPFSNAPPMSNNPDHINFTLVSELINNENNTWDLDLLQSLFVLEDVKKISSLRINTNKKDELKWVHTRSGNFTIKSTYNVYMNISRSVEDTYFWKKVWSLDCLPKIKYFMWKISAEMLHVNCLLKLYNEYIDDCCPLCKNERKNVMHLFFRCPIASHIWFALSIQHMVASGTNYIEDIFLLWFDNSFGKSPFVVNWPSIGTIVMWSIWKIRCEVVFKNASINLDKIILDTKRLVNTYVAAPETKKSSNLIAKTSIQNVDHLMFLDGSFKDFNMGVGVILCDIARTVRGTKADFGLISDAVGAEATALILAIDKHKVRGNLNTGTIIGSRKAKMTFAAAEWLCWLIESLLSWRRWCSDGPVLILMPRTGWAVGFKEDGYLQTLVVSMN, encoded by the exons atgtTATCTCATCTCTTATTAAAAGCTGAAGCGGATAACATGATTCAGGGGTTTAAGCTAAAGAGTAATAGTCCTTCCATTTCTCACTTATTCTTCGCTGATGATTGGATGTTATTTTCAAGAGCATCCCTTTCTTATGCTACACACCTTATGAAGATTATTGGCAATTTCTCAAAAGCCTCAGGTCAAGCAATAAACTTTGAAAAGTCTGGGTTTTTTACTAGTGCAAAGATGCATCATAAACATGTTAAATTGTTGTCTAAAACTCTAGGAATCAAATGCTTGAGTAGTATTGAAAAATACTTAG ATAAGTACTTCTCAAATCAGAATTTACTGGAAATTGATAAAGCTGCTGATACGTCTTCTTGGTTTTGGAAAGGTACAGTAAATAGTTTAGCTTTCTTAAGGTctaacattgtgatgaaaataaaTGATGGTACTGGTACAAAAATCTGGACTTCTAACTGGTTGCCCTTCAGTAATGCTCCACCAATGTCGAATAATCCAGATCATATCAATTTTACTTTGGTTAGTGAGTTAATCAACAATGAGAATAACACTTGGGATTTAGATTTATTGCAATCCttgtttgttcttgaagatgTTAAAAAGATTAGTTCTTTAAGGATAAATACTAATAAGAAAGATGAATTAAAATGGGTTCATACTAGAAGTGGGAATTTTACTATTAAATCTACTTATAATGTGTATATGAATATTTCTAGATCAGTAGAGGATACTTATTTTTGGAAGAAAGTTTGGTCTCTTGATTGTCTACCTAAAATCAAATACTTCATGTGGAAAATTTCTGCAGAAATGTTGCATGTTAATTGCCTGTTGAAGTTGTACAATGAGTATATTGATGATTGTTGTCCCTTATGCAAGAATGAAAGAAAAAATGTGATGCATTTGTTTTTCAGATGTCCTATTGCTTCTCATATTTGGTTTGCTTTATCAATACAACATATGGTAGCTTCTGGGACTAATTACATTGAAGATATTTTTCTGTTGTGGTTTGATAATTCTTTTGGAAAGTCTCCCTTTGTGGTTAACTGGCCAAGCATTGGGACTATAGTTATGTGGAgtatatggaaaataagatgcGAGGTTGTTTTCAAAAATGCTTCTATCAATCTGGATAAAATCATCTTAGATaccaaaagacttgtaaacacTTATGTAGCTGCGCCAGAGACTAAGAAGTCTTCTAATTTGATTGCTAAAACTTCCATTCAGAATGTTGATCACCTAATGTTTTTAGATGGTTCTTTTAAGGATTTTAACATGGGAGTTGGTGTTATTCTGTGTGATATTGCAAGAACAGTAAGGGGAACGAAAGCAGACTTTGGCCTTATCTCAGATGCAGTTGGTGCTGAGGCAACTGCACTCATTTTGGCTATTGATAAGCAC aaagtacgagGAAACTTGAATACCGGAACAATAATTGGCTCAAGGAAAGCAAAAATGACATTTGCTGCAGCAGAG TGGTTGTGTTGGTTGATTGAGAGTTTACTGTCGTGGCGTAGGTGGTGTTCAGATGGTCCGGTATTGATCTTGATGCCGAGAACTGGATGGGCTGTTGGTTTCAAGgaagatgggtacttacagacTTTGGTGGTTTCTATGAACTGA